A region from the Corylus avellana chromosome ca7, CavTom2PMs-1.0 genome encodes:
- the LOC132186582 gene encoding elicitor-responsive protein 3 — protein MGGGILEVLLVNAEGITHTNLVGTPSYYVIIECGTQVHRSKASSGEDDNAWWNEKFSFEFPWSGWKNLTHLKLTIMDKEFLTDGGFVGGTIIHLGGIITEGTDSGFLEVKPAPYNVVLEDDTYKGLIRIGFKFIANKEAHAIERRGHIAEENEPRKWTCNAFVKLWRISWGKFLCFRKQRGLKNKLR, from the exons ATGGGAGGGGGAATCCTTGAAGTGCTTCTTGTTAATGCAGAAGGCATTACGCACACAAATCTTGTTG GAACACCATCCTATTACGTCATCATCGAATGTGGAACTCAAGTACATAGAAGCAAAGCATCATCAG GTGAAGATGATAATGCTTGGTGGAATGAGAAATTCTCCTTTGAATTCCCATGGTCTGGTTGGAAAAACTTGACACATCTTAAATTAACAATAATGGACAAAGAATTCCTCACAGATGGTGGATTTGTTGGTGGAACCAT AATTCACCTTGGTGGAATAATTACAGAGGGCACTGACAGCGGTTTTCTAGAAGTAAAACCAGCTCCATACAACGTGGTGCTTGAAGATGACACCTACAAAGGCCTGATAAGGATCGGTTTTAAGTTCATTGCAAAT AAAGAAGCCCATGCAATAGAGAGAAGAGGACACATTGCAGAAGAGAATGAACCAAGAAAATGGACATGCAACGCCTTTGTCAAATTATGGAGAATTTCGTGGGGAAAGTTTTTATGTTTCCGTAAACAAAGGGGCCTCAAAAATAAGCTTCGCTGA
- the LOC132187224 gene encoding rop guanine nucleotide exchange factor 3 isoform X1: MFYNLRQFPGPDIHSKTHQITMSANDHEALTSETLEPTNPISETFMIVCRFEQLDHRLMDNLSNSDDYDLGYQPSPSSVDQNDRSTMSGSPFAYSRTFSETSAFSEPIDDSSFSSERSPSPWPVAKSRSLTRLPMKPHKPPVDDHKLDDHESTDSELELMKERFAKLLLGEDMSGSGKGVSTSVTISNAITNLYATVFGQNLRLAPLNPEKKALWKREMDCLLSVCDYIVEFSPTLHDLDDGTSVEVMASTPRSDICINLPALQKLDMMLIEILDSFEDTEFWYAKQGSMSGNSIRSGSFRKVAQRKEEKWWLPIPCVSPGGVSEKARKHLRHKRDCANQIHKAAMAINSTILAEMEIPDTYMATLPKSGKACLGDSIYRYMCTGDKFLPDHLLDCLSIASEHEALELADRVEASMYTWRRKTCLSHSKSSWDLVKDLMAESDRSDKNYVLAERAESLLFCLKQRYPELSQTTLDTSKIQYNKDVGKAILESYSRVLEGVAFNIVAWIEDVLHVDRTMRIEE, from the exons ATGTTCTACAATTTAAGGCAATTCCCGGGTCCAGACATTCATTCAAAGACCCACCAAATTACTATGTCTGCTAATGATCATGAAGCTCTGACTTCTGAGACTCTAGAGCCCACTAACCCAATTTCGGAGACTTTCATGATTGTATGCAGGTTTGAGCAATTAGACCATAGGTTGATGGATAATTTGTCGAATTCCGATGATTATGATCTGGGTTATCAACCTTCACCTTCTTCAGTGGATCAAAACGATCGATCGACGATGAGCGGCAGTCCTTTTGCTTACAGCAGGACTTTTTCTGAGACCTCTGCCTTCTCAGAGCCTATAGATGACAGCAGCTTTTCCAGTGAACGTTCTCCTTCCCCATGGCCGGTAGCCAAATCCAGATCTCTCACCAGACTACCAATGAAGCCCCACAAGCCACCTGTCGACGATCATAAACTTGATGATCATGAATCTACTGATTCAG AACTTGAACTCATGAAGGAGAGATTTGCTAAGCTTCTGTTGGGGGAAGACATGTCAGGAAGTGGGAAAGGTGTTTCCACTTCGGTTACAATCTCAAATGCCATAACCAACCTATATG CAACTGTATTTGGCCAAAACTTAAGGTTAGCGCCTCTGAATCCTGAGAAGAAGGCTTTGTGGAAAAGAGAAATGGATTGTCTTTTATCTGTGTGTGATTACATAGTAGAATTTAGCCCAACCTTGCATGATTTAGATGACGGGACAAGTGTGGAG GTGATGGCAAGCACACCAAGATCAGATATTTGCATTAACCTTCCTGCATTGCAGAAGCTTGACATGATGCTCATA GAAATATTGGATAGTTTTGAAGATACAGAATTCTGGTACGCGAAACAGGGGAGCATGTCAGGAAATTCAATTCGTTCAGGCTCATTCCGGAAGGTTGCTCAGCGGAAAGAAGAGAAATGGTGGTTGCCAATTCCATGTGTTTCTCCAGGTGGCGTCTCTGAGAAGGCAAGGAAGCACCTGCGACACAAACGTGACTGCGCCAATCAAATTCACAAAGCTGCCATGGCCATCAACAGCACTATTCTTGCAGAAATGGAAATCCCAGACACCTACATGGCAACTCTTCCAAAA AGTGGAAAAgcatgtctaggtgattcaatTTACCGGTATATGTGCACCGGAGACAAATTCTTACCGGACCATCTTCTTGACTGTCTGAGTATAGCATCAGAACACGAAGCACTTGAGCTTGCAGACAGGGTTGAAGCCTCAATGTACACATGGAGGCGTAAAACGTGTTTGAGCCATTCAAAATCATCATGGGACCTGGTGAAGGATCTCATGGCTGAATCTGACAGGAGTGACAAAAATTATGTTCTAGCAGAGAGGGCAGAGAGTTTGTTGTTCTGCCTCAAGCAGAGGTATCCTGAGCTGTCGCAGACAACCTTGGACACAAGCAAGATTCAGTACAATAAG GATGTGGGGAAAGCAATACTAGAGAGCTACTCAAGGGTGTTGGAAGGCGTAGCATTCAACATTGTTGCTTGGATTGAAGATGTGCTTCACGTAGACAGAACGATGAGAATTGAAGAATAA
- the LOC132187224 gene encoding rop guanine nucleotide exchange factor 3 isoform X2 — protein MDNLSNSDDYDLGYQPSPSSVDQNDRSTMSGSPFAYSRTFSETSAFSEPIDDSSFSSERSPSPWPVAKSRSLTRLPMKPHKPPVDDHKLDDHESTDSELELMKERFAKLLLGEDMSGSGKGVSTSVTISNAITNLYATVFGQNLRLAPLNPEKKALWKREMDCLLSVCDYIVEFSPTLHDLDDGTSVEVMASTPRSDICINLPALQKLDMMLIEILDSFEDTEFWYAKQGSMSGNSIRSGSFRKVAQRKEEKWWLPIPCVSPGGVSEKARKHLRHKRDCANQIHKAAMAINSTILAEMEIPDTYMATLPKSGKACLGDSIYRYMCTGDKFLPDHLLDCLSIASEHEALELADRVEASMYTWRRKTCLSHSKSSWDLVKDLMAESDRSDKNYVLAERAESLLFCLKQRYPELSQTTLDTSKIQYNKDVGKAILESYSRVLEGVAFNIVAWIEDVLHVDRTMRIEE, from the exons ATGGATAATTTGTCGAATTCCGATGATTATGATCTGGGTTATCAACCTTCACCTTCTTCAGTGGATCAAAACGATCGATCGACGATGAGCGGCAGTCCTTTTGCTTACAGCAGGACTTTTTCTGAGACCTCTGCCTTCTCAGAGCCTATAGATGACAGCAGCTTTTCCAGTGAACGTTCTCCTTCCCCATGGCCGGTAGCCAAATCCAGATCTCTCACCAGACTACCAATGAAGCCCCACAAGCCACCTGTCGACGATCATAAACTTGATGATCATGAATCTACTGATTCAG AACTTGAACTCATGAAGGAGAGATTTGCTAAGCTTCTGTTGGGGGAAGACATGTCAGGAAGTGGGAAAGGTGTTTCCACTTCGGTTACAATCTCAAATGCCATAACCAACCTATATG CAACTGTATTTGGCCAAAACTTAAGGTTAGCGCCTCTGAATCCTGAGAAGAAGGCTTTGTGGAAAAGAGAAATGGATTGTCTTTTATCTGTGTGTGATTACATAGTAGAATTTAGCCCAACCTTGCATGATTTAGATGACGGGACAAGTGTGGAG GTGATGGCAAGCACACCAAGATCAGATATTTGCATTAACCTTCCTGCATTGCAGAAGCTTGACATGATGCTCATA GAAATATTGGATAGTTTTGAAGATACAGAATTCTGGTACGCGAAACAGGGGAGCATGTCAGGAAATTCAATTCGTTCAGGCTCATTCCGGAAGGTTGCTCAGCGGAAAGAAGAGAAATGGTGGTTGCCAATTCCATGTGTTTCTCCAGGTGGCGTCTCTGAGAAGGCAAGGAAGCACCTGCGACACAAACGTGACTGCGCCAATCAAATTCACAAAGCTGCCATGGCCATCAACAGCACTATTCTTGCAGAAATGGAAATCCCAGACACCTACATGGCAACTCTTCCAAAA AGTGGAAAAgcatgtctaggtgattcaatTTACCGGTATATGTGCACCGGAGACAAATTCTTACCGGACCATCTTCTTGACTGTCTGAGTATAGCATCAGAACACGAAGCACTTGAGCTTGCAGACAGGGTTGAAGCCTCAATGTACACATGGAGGCGTAAAACGTGTTTGAGCCATTCAAAATCATCATGGGACCTGGTGAAGGATCTCATGGCTGAATCTGACAGGAGTGACAAAAATTATGTTCTAGCAGAGAGGGCAGAGAGTTTGTTGTTCTGCCTCAAGCAGAGGTATCCTGAGCTGTCGCAGACAACCTTGGACACAAGCAAGATTCAGTACAATAAG GATGTGGGGAAAGCAATACTAGAGAGCTACTCAAGGGTGTTGGAAGGCGTAGCATTCAACATTGTTGCTTGGATTGAAGATGTGCTTCACGTAGACAGAACGATGAGAATTGAAGAATAA
- the LOC132186238 gene encoding mediator of RNA polymerase II transcription subunit 12: MQRYHAASCTSAVNNSGIGGPSARDTARADSSSLSANFPLNPRRPSQLTPYKLKCDKEPLNSRLGPPDFHAQTPNCPEETLTKEYVLSGYRETIEGIEEAREISLTQVQAFTKPVIVKCKEAIRKRLRAINESRAQKRKAGQVYDVPLSGSQLTKPGIFPEQRPCGEDFRKKWIEGLSQPHKRLRSLADHVPHGYRKKYLFEILIRNNVPLLRATWFIKVTYLNQVRPGYATIASGTPDKTQLSRTELWTKDVIDYLQGLLDEFFSRNNPHSALQSRDRSPQVPYAGSLQLRSDTASAVLDGEEPSLHFKWWYMARLLQWHHAEGLLLPSVIIDWVLNQLQEKELLEILQLLLPIIYGVLETVVLSQTYVRSLAGVAIRFIREPSPGGSDLVDNSRKAYTTAALVEMLRYLILAVPDTFVSLDCFPLPPCVVSHSVNDGNFISKLSGDAENMKSGSEGVASMLKSKVLDAQFQSLAFDHVVSSIQKRADTLSKAASPGYPGHSLAKAVQALDKSLVHGDVRGACKFLFEDHCNGASAEGWIAEVSRCLRTSLKWIGTVSLSFVCSVFFLCEWATCDFRDFRTVPPHNRKFTGRKDFCQVYIAIRILKLKIKDLQNSSQGKSGSTLGVSSFGKGVSQQNSGRTSVGNVYEMKNNLKSVDGRNVNSDLFDSPGALHDIIVCWIDQHEVRNGEGCKRLQLLIVELIRAGIFFPQAYVRQLIVSGILDMNGPVVDLNRRKRHHRLLKQLPGLFMCDALEEAGIAGGPQLLEAMHVYSNERRLVLRGLFCDQQKNSKTANNTTQKPIPVKDGGSPVSIDQWKTAKNGKNELDIEELKVAISVILQLPSISSSSTDTGLDESQGSFKRPLGSFCNKMDLVEGTPGCEECRKAKRQKLSEEKSSYLQVHSPIASDDEDTWWVRKGLKSLESFKVDPPIKSTKQVPRSRQKPVRKTQSLAHLATARIEGSQGASTSHVCDNRVSCPHHKSGMEGETPKPIDGIRTNHCGDIVAIGKALKKLRFGEKRTITVWLMTVVRQLVDGTEKTMLKVGQFGRSFTPADDRSSIRWKLGEDQLSAILYWMDLTNDLVLAVKFLLWLFPKVLGTNSTIHAVRNVVMLPRNVDNQVCEVGEAFLLSSLRRYENILVAIDLIPEVLSASMHRASAVMTSNGRVSGSAALVYARYLLKKYGTVGSVVEWEKNFKAICERRLLSELESGRSVDGELGFPLGVPAGVEDLDEFFRQKIGGGRLSRVGMNMREIVQRHIEDILHYFSGKERKLFAGAPPKGPAVEKLDDGYHVAQQIIIGIMECIKQTGGAAQEGDPSLVSSAISAIVGNVGPTMVKIPDFTGSNNMNFSSATGSLNFARHILRIHITCLCLLKEALGERQSRVFEIALATEASSALAGAFTPVKASRTHEAHESNTNMSNETLNSPAKSVLGRATKIAAGVSALVIGAVIHGVTSLERMVTVFRLKEGLDVIQFVRNTRSNSNGNTRSIGALKVDNSVEVYVHWFRLLVGNCRTLCDGLIVELLSEPTVVALSRMQRMLPLSLVFPPAYSIFAFVMWRKFIVSTNLATREDINQLYQSLTTAIVDAIKHLPFRDVCLRDSQGFYDLVAADTSDAEFAAMLELNGSDAHLKSMAFVPLRARIFLNAIIDCKMPQSVFSLDDGNRISGQCESNVQYLGNEAKLKLMDKLVHVLDTLQPAKFHWQWVELRLLLNEQALIEKLETHDMSLADAIRLSSPTPEKFAASENENNFIIIILTRLLVRPDAAPLFSEVVHLFGRSLEDSMLLQAKWFLGGQDVLFGRKTIRQRLINIAENEGLSTKTKFWKPWGWCNSGSDLAPKRGDKKFEVTSLEEGEVVEEGTDSKRYGKGSTQMLDTEGSNVSQQQVIERALIELLLPCIDQSSDESRNTFASDLIKQLNTIEQQINAVTRGASKQAGTVPSGIEGPTTKGTNRKAMRGGSPGLPRRPTATADPAPPSAAALRASMSLRLQLLLRCLPIICGDGEPSGRNMRHLLASIILRLLGNRVVYEDADLSFYPTQSYPSKREVETPAEASSTVFADSSGENLFDRLLLVLHGLLSSCQPSWLRSKPAFKTSSEFTKESSGFDREIAETLQNELYRMQLPDTVRLRIQTAMPILVPSVRCCVSCQPPSVPVAALASLQPSISIPGVHSGHLFPHQRTPVPLARTATNISGKSKQLPSQLDHDMEIDPWTLLEDGAGSGPSSSNTAVIGSGDHANLRASSWLKGAVRVRRTDLTYIGAVDEDS, encoded by the exons GTCCGGCCTGGGTATGCAACTATTGCTTCAGGGACGCCTGACAAAACTCAGCTGTCCCGCACTGAGCTCTGGACTAAAGATGTTATTGATTATTTGCAAGGCCTTCTTGATGAATTTTTCTCAAGAAATAATCCCCATTCTGCTTTACAAAGCAGAGATCGATCTCCACAAGTGCCTTATGCTGGGTCGTTACAGCTTAGGAGTGACACGGCATCAGCAGTCCTTGACGGTGAGGAGCCCTCCCTGCATTTTAAATGGTGGTACATGGCACGGCTGTTGCAATGGCACCATGCAGAAGGGCTGCTTCTTCCTTCTGTTATCATTGATTGGGTTCTGAATCAACTACAG GAAAAAGAATTGCTTGAGATTTTGCAGTTGCTATTGCCTATTATATATGGTGTTTTAGAAACTGTTGTTCTATCTCAAACGTATGTACGGAGTCTTGCTGGAGTAGCTATTCGTTTCATTCGTGAGCCATCTCCTGGTGGATCGGATCTAGTAGATAATTCTCGAAAGGCATATACAACCGCTGCTCTAGTTGAGATGCTTCGCTATCTAATATTGGCTGTACCTGATACATTTGTTTCGTTGGACTGCTTTCCCTTACCGCCTTGTGTAGTATCTCATTCAGTAAATGATGGGAATTTCATATCGAAGTTATCTGGGGATGCAGAAAATATGAAAAGTGGTTCTGAAGGAGTTGCATCTATGCTCAAAAGTAAAGTTCTTGATGCTCAATTTCAATCTCTGGCCTTTGATCATGTTGTTTCATCCATTCAGAAACGTGCTGATACTCTTTCAAAAGCTGCGAGTCCTGGCTATCCAGGTCATAGTCTGGCTAAAGCTGTGCAGGCCCTGGATAAATCTCTTGTGCATGGAGATGTCAGAGGGGCTTGTAAGTTTCTCTTTGAAGATCATTGTAATGGTGCTAGTGCTGAAGGTTGGATTGCAGAAGTAAGCCGATGCTTAAGAACATCGCTGAAGTGGATTGGGACTGTGAGCTTGTCCTTTGTTTGCTCTGTGTTTTTCCTTTGTGAGTGGGCAACATGTGACTTCAGGGATTTTCGGACTGTACCACCTCATAACCGGAAGTTCACAGGCAGAAAAGATTTTTGCCAGGTGTATATTGCAATTCGAATTTTAAAGCTGAAGATAAAAgatttgcaaaattcatctcAAGGCAAGAGTGGGAGCACTCTTGGAGTTAGTAGCTTTGGAAAAGGTGTCTCTCAGCAGAATTCTGGCAGGACATCAGTGGGAAATGTatatgaaatgaaaaacaatttaaaaagtgtGGATGGAAGAAATGTGAATTCAGATTTATTTGATAGCCCCGGTGCTTTGCATGATATCATAGTGTGTTGGATTGATCAGCATGAAGTACGCAATGGAGAAGGTTGCAAGCGCCTTCAGCTACTCATAGTGGAACTCATACGTGCAGGCATATTTTTCCCACAGGCATATGTACGGCAGCTGATAGTAAGTGGAATACTGGATATGAATGGACCTGTGGTTGACCTCAACAGACGGAAGAGACATCATAGACTCTTGAAGCAGTTGCCTGGGCTCTTTATGTGTGATGCTTTGGAAGAAGCAGGGATTGCTGGAGGGCCACAGCTTTTGGAGGCTATGCATGTTTACTCAAATGAACGCCGCCTTGTACTTCGTGGCTTATTTTGTGATCAacagaaaaattcaaaaactgcAAATAATACAACTCAGAAGCCGATCCCTGTGAAGGATGGTGGTTCCCCAGTGTCCATTGATCAGTGGAAAACtgctaaaaatggcaaaaatgaGCTTGACATTGAGGAACTGAAGGTGGCCATCTCAGTAATTTTGCAGCTCCCAAGCATTTCATCTTCATCCACTGATACTGGACTTGATGAATCTCAAGGGAGTTTCAAGAGGCCTCTTGGGTCATTTTGCAACAAGATGGATCTGGTGGAAGGTACACCTGGCTGTGAAGAATGTAGAAAGGCGAAGAGACAAAAATTAAGCGAGGAAAAGAGCTCATACCTTCAAGTACATTCACCAATTGCTTCAGATGATGAAGATACCTGGTGGGTAAGGAAGGGGCTTAAATCTTTGGAGTCCTTCAAAGTTGATCCTCCCATTAAGTCAACCAAGCAAGTCCCCAGGAGTCGGCAGAAGCCCGTGCGTAAAACTCAAAGTCTTGCTCACTTAGCAACTGCAAGGATTGAGGGTAGCCAGGGAGCATCTACAAGTCATGTCTGTGATAATAGGGTAAGCTGCCCTCACCATAAATCTGGAATGGAAGGAGAGACTCCTAAGCCAATTGATGGAATCCGAACAAACCATTGTGGAGATATTGTTGCTATAGGAAAAGCTCTAAAGAAGCTGCGTTTTGGAGAGAAGAGGACCATTACAGTTTGGTTGATGACTGTCGTTAGGCAGCTTGTTGACGGGACTGAAAAAACTATGCTCAAGGTTGGCCAATTTGGTAGGTCGTTCACACCTGCTGATGATAGGAGTTCTATACGGTGGAAGCTTGGCGAGGATCAACTGTCTGCTATACTGTATTGGATGGATCTTACTAATGATTTAGTTTTAGCAGTCAAATTTCTCCTTTGGTTGTTTCCAAAGGTACTCGGCACCAATTCTACCATCCATGCTGTGAGAAACGTTGTGATGCTGCCAAGGAATGTGGACAACCAAGTTTGTGAAGTAGGGGAGGCATTTCTGTTATCATCCCTTCGAAG GTATGAGAACATACTTGTTGCAATAGATCTTATTCCTGAAGTTTTGTCAGCCTCAATGCATCGGGCTTCAGCAGTTATGACCTCAAATGGAAGAGTTTCAGGTTCAGCCGCCCTAGTTTATGCTCGATAtctgttaaaaaaatatggaactGTGGGTAGTGTTGTTGAATGGGAGAAGAATTTCAAGGCAATATGTGAAAGGAGACTTCTTTCTGAACTTGAATCTGGACGATCAGTGGATGGAGAGTTGGGGTTCCCACTTGGAGTTCCTGCAGGAGTTGAAGATCTTGATGAATTTTTCCGTCAAAAGATAGGTGGTGGTCGGTTGTCAAGAGTGGGTATGAACATGAGAGAGATTGTGCAACGACATATTGAGGATATTCTTCACTATTTTTCGGGTAAAGAGAGAAAACTTTTTGCTGGAGCTCCCCCAAAAGGTCCCGCAGTTGAAAAATTGGATGATGGATATCATGTGGCTCAACAAATAATCATCGGAATAATGGAATGCATTAAGCAGACTGGTGGTGCTGCTCAAGAAGGAGACCCGTCCTTGGTTTCTTCTGCCATTTCTGCCATTGTTGGTAATGTTGGACCAACTATGGTGAAGATACCTGATTTTACGGGCAGTAATAATATGAACTTTTCATCTGCAACTGGTTCCTTGAATTTTGCTAGACACATTTTGCGCATCCATATAACTTGCCTATGCCTGCTTAAGGAAGCGCTTGGAGAGCGCCAAAGCCGTGTATTTGAGATAGCTCTTGCAACGGAGGCTTCTTCTGCTCTTGCAGGAGCTTTTACTCCTGTAAAGGCATCTCGCACACATGAAGCTCATGAATCCAATACAAACATGTCTAATGAAACGTTGAACAGTCCTGCAAAATCAGTGCTTGGGAGAGCAACAAAAATTGCAGCTGGTGTTTCTGCACTTGTGATTGGAGCAGTCATTCATGGGGTTACTAGCCTGGAGAGAATGGTAACTGTCTTCCGCTTAAAGGAAGGATTGGATGTAATTCAATTTGTAAGGAATACAAGATCCAATTCGAATGGTAATACCCGTTCTATTGGGGCTCTTAAGGTGGATAACTCAGTTGAAGTTTATGTGCATTGGTTTAGGCTGCTTGTTGGAAACTGTAGAACACTGTGTGATGGATTGATTGTGGAGCTCTTGAGTGAACCAACCGTAGTGGCTCTTTCAAGGATGCAGCGAATGCTCCCTCTTAGCTTGGTCTTTCCACCTGCCTATTCAATATTTGCCTTCGTTATGTGGCGGAAATTCATTGTGAGTACAAACCTTGCGACCCGTGAAGATATCAACCAATTATATCAATCTTTAACAACAGCCATTGTTGATGCTATAAAACACTTACCTTTCAGAGATGTATGTTTGAGAGACAGCCAGGGTTTCTATGATCTTGTAGCTGCTGATACTAGTGATGCTGAATTTGCAGCCATGCTAGAGTTAAATGGTTCAGATGCGCATTTAAAATCCATGGCCTTTGTTCCTCTCCGTGCCAGGATTTTTCTAAATGCCATAATCGACTGTAAAATGCCACAATCTGTATTTTCACTGGATGATGGGAATCGAATATCTGGACAATGTGAGTCTAATGTCCAATATTTGGGGAATGAAGCAAAGCTAAAGCTTATGGATAAGCTTGTACATGTTTTGGATACCCTGCAACCTGCAAAATTTCATTGGCAGTGGGTGGAGCTAAGGCTTCTTTTAAATGAACAAGCCCTCATTGAAAAGCTTGAAACGCATGATATGTCCTTAGCGGATGCTATCCGGTTGTCCTCCCCTACTCCTGAAAAATTTGCTGCTTCTGAGAATGAGAACAATTTCATTATCATCATCCTCACAAGGTTACTGGTCAGACCTGATGCTGCTCCCCTATTTTCTGAGGTTGTTCATCTTTTTGGAAGGTCACTGGAGGATTCAATGTTGTTACAGGCTAAATGGTTCCTAGGAGGCCAGGATGTTCTTTTTGGTCGGAAAACTATCAGACAGAGGCTTATTAATATTGCTGAGAATGAAGGTCTATCGACAAAGACCAAGTTTTGGAAGCCTTGGGGCTGGTGTAATTCTGGTTCTGATCTAGCGCCAAAGAGAGGAGACAAGAAGTTTGAAGTCACCTCTCTTGAAGAAGGAGAGGTTGTTGAAGAGGGGACAGACTCGAAAAGGTATGGAAAAGGGTCTACTCAAATGTTGGACACTGAAGGTTCCAATGTCAGTCAGCAGCAAGTTATTGAGAGGGCCCTCATTGAATTACTTCTTCCTTGCATAGATCAAAGCTCTGATGAGTCGCGGAATACCTTTGCAAGTGATCTGATCAAGCAGTTGAATACCATTGAGCAACAAATAAATGCAGTTACTCGTGGAGCAAGTAAGCAGGCTGGAACAGTACCTTCTGGAATTGAAGGACCTACAACAAAGGGAACTAATCGCAAAGCTATGAGAGGTGGCAGTCCTGGATTACCCAGACGTCCCACAGCCACAGCAGATCCTGCTCCACCCTCCGCTGCAGCTTTGCGAGCTTCAATGTCATTGCGCTTGCAATTACTCCTGAGATGTCTTCCTATTATTTGTGGAGATGG GGAACCATCTGGGCGGAATATGAGGCATTTGCTTGCGTCCATAATACTTCGTCTCCTTGGAAATCGGGTTGTGTATGAAGATGCAGACCTTTCATTTTATCCCACACAGAGTTATCCATCCAAGAGAGAGGTGGAGACTCCTGCAGAAGCTTCTTCTACTGTCTTTGCAGATTCGTCTGGCGAAAATCTCTTTGATCGGTTATTGTTGGTTTTGCATGGTTTGTTGAGTAGTTGCCAGCCAAGTTGGCTAAGGTCAAAGCCTGCTTTCAAGACAAGCAGCGAATTTACCAAGGAATCTTCTGGATTTGATCGCGAGATTGCAGAGACTCTACAG AATGAGTTATATCGAATGCAACTGCCTGACACAGTTCGGTTGCGAATTCAAACTGCAATGCCAATTCTTGTTCCTTCTGTCCGTTGCTGCGTCTCTTGccagccgccatctgttcctGTTGCTGCTCTTGCTTCTCTTCAACCTAGTATCTCCATTCCTGGGGTGCACTCGGGACATTTATTCCCACATCAAAGGACTCCGGTTCCTTTGGCCCGAACTGCAACTAACATATCAGGGAAGTCCAAGCAATTGCCTTCGCAGCTGGATCATGACATGGAAATTGACCCATGGACTCTCCTGGAAGATGGTGCAGGGTCTGGGCCATCTTCGAGTAACACCGCTGTAATAGGCAGCGGTGACCATGCTAATCTTCGAGCATCCAGCTGGCTTAAGGGGGCTGTAAGGGTGAGGCGGACAGACCTCACCTACATTGGTGCCGTGGATGAGGACAGCTGA